In a single window of the Mauremys reevesii isolate NIE-2019 linkage group 3, ASM1616193v1, whole genome shotgun sequence genome:
- the RIMS1 gene encoding regulating synaptic membrane exocytosis protein 1 isoform X2: MAAEMRNRMVRQPSRESTDGSINSYSSEGNLIFPGVRLGADSQFSDFLDGLGPAQLVGRQTLATPAMGDIQIGMVDKKGQLEVEVIRARGLTQKPGSKSTPAPYVKVYLLENGACVAKKKTRIARKTLDPLYQQTLVFDESPHGKVLQVIVWGDYGRMDHKCFMGVAQILLEELDLSSVVIGWYKLFPPSSLVDPTLTPLTRRASQSSLESSTGPPCIRS, translated from the exons ATGGCAGCAGAAATGAGGAATCGTATGGTTCGGCAGCCAAGTCGGGAGTCCACTGATGGCAGCATAAACAGTTACAGCTCTGAGGGGAA CCTAATATTCCCTGGTGTGCGGCTGGGTGCTGACAGTCAATTTAGTGATTTCCTTGATGGCCTTGGACCTGCACAGTTAGTAGGTCGACAGACACTAGCAACCCCTGCTATGG GTGATATTCAGATTGGAATGGTGGATAAAAAAGGCCAGTTAGAAGTAGAAGTCATTAGAGCCCGAGGCCTCACGCAAAAACCTGGCTCCAAATCTACCCCAG CTCCCTATGTCAAAGTATACCTGTTGGAAAATGGAGCCTGTGTAGCCAAGAAAAAGACAAGAATTGCACGGAAAACACTTGATCCTCTGTACCAACAGACACTGGTTTTTGATGAAAGTCCACACGGTAAAGTCCTTCAG GTGATAGTTTGGGGAGACTATGGCCGAATGGATCACAAATGCTTCATGGGTGTTGCACAGATCCTTCTGGAGGAACTTGATCTGTCCAGTGTAGTAATAGGATGGTATAAATTATTTCCACCCTCTTCACTAGTGGATCCAACCTTGACTCCCCTGACCCGCAGGGCTTCCCAGTCATCTCTGGAAAGTTCAACTGGGCCTCCGTGCATTAGATCATAG